In Zingiber officinale cultivar Zhangliang chromosome 1A, Zo_v1.1, whole genome shotgun sequence, the DNA window gcggcaggaccagctaggcgaacttcgatatcctcggggatttcgaaattgtcagccaaaatatcaaaatcccgttgttcgaaacgagatcgcatggtagtataccatgggcctagggattgttcttcgggatgagaagaactggccatgatcgggacagaagaaatcaaaaaggaagtttcaaagacgaggaaatggagtttcaaaaactagagcagaagtgcgaattagatatcggaaaggaaaaaggaaagatctaaaaccttactggggGAAGAGGGATCGAAGAAAGGCGCCGGATAGCGTCAAAGGGCAAAAgcgagatcgccggagctccagagCGCAGAAAGCAACAGTAGAGGTGACGGAGGCGTGTAAAGGTGAGGaggaaatgaagaatttatagggtgagggccgggcggcctccaccgtcggatccaggtcacgggaatcaaagcatacatctagccgtatatttcgaattgcttcggtcacatcaaaatatcacgcTGCCGCCTCCGTATTCCGAGAGCatcgctccacgtggcagtcaatcgttcggagcatttaatgaaggtatgatcaaccttgatggcgaagattggcgcagaacgcgaggagatccggtgaaggccatcaCTGACTCATTCAAGGGCATCTCTACGGCTGTCCGGGCGGAGAATACCATCATAaatgagccgttcggctagactcacagtccagtcagtcggactatgcgcctccttcgactagacttgaagggaaggcaagtgatccggtagtaagagtgggccccccccttttcttgcaaagtcaacgccaaggggaagtcaccggaacagccgcccacccagaggagagtgtggtccgaccggacggacggccgtagacggccggtccgattggactgccggccggtcgatggaatcgagtacccggaggggtccggccggctcgcacttatagttgggaggcaccctgtcaaatcggggttccgacgctcagttaaaaaggtcatggaccgagctgaccttttgaccgaccgcagtcataaagcacccctgtttgttagtctccacaaagcacaagtaaaccactgcggatgtccggtcggatgtttaggtatctgtccgctcggactacaagtttggagcaaaggaaaaggccagaggatttctttctttgacaacctgtaggtttcacgtgtgtgccatgctccaaatcttgtgacaggggattctgctgtcccatcgagggcatgctttgactgtagcgatatgggtcaggtaaactttctgacagccgcgtacctaggaaaggacaggtaagctttctgacagccgcatacctaggataggacagaggacacttatgcaccttggtacgcgtgcccaaacctttcacagctctatataaagaacctcaggtttcatcgacgggggattctggtacgtactctgagacttcgggagccaccttgttcatcgtgatttacctgacttgagcgtcggagggtcgtcgctgggaatccccttcccgactcgacttctgtgcaggatagccggagcatctcgacactagttggagatctacatcagcgagccttggagcgccacgtgcccagcatctgttgacttctggttcggacaggatcataattCTACTGTCTCACTTTATGGACATCAGTTGTTAAAATAAATTCTGATAAAATCTCATCTCTAAAGGCTAAAACTTTAAACCCACATCAACATGTGCTCATGAATTATTTATGTGTGCTCATGAATCACCCATAAATAGATGAGTAGGGAAGGATTTTTTAATATTATCTAAATAACTGATTAGATAAACCTACAGTGCCAAATGGATTTCGAAATTAGTCAGTAACTATTTTCACTCGTGTGTAAAATTGTTTCTATTTGAAGAATGTATTTTTGTTCAGATTCACACTCCAATGGCACCtaaacaatttttttattttttttttgcaaaattgcATGCACTTACACACCTCAATATTTTGACACAAACATTTTGCAAGATTACATAAAATAATTaacaaattgattttgaaaatttgtatGCAAGTTCTTCTCCACTTAGAATGTGTTATAAAATTACTCTCACTAGGTGTGCCCATACAAATAGTTTTTGGCATACAAATGAGTTTCCAAATTAATTTGTGACGGTGAATTTATTTATGCGAATTGAAGATGAAAAAGAACCGGGAcccattttattaaaaaaaaaaaaacaacaccaCAAAAAACAAAGAGGGGTTTTTGataattttctctttttctgGCAAAATGTTATCAGAAATTGCTCTAATTTTAGTATAGTTGTTGAATTCCTTTAGAGAATAATTATAATTCCAAAGTTCAACACTTTCGTATCTAGAATTGTTCGACTCCACAAACAAAACCATATCAACAACAGTGcacacaaaagaaataagaaaacatTAAACGATAAGTGTTTGGACTCAGCATTCTAATATCATGGCCTGTAGCACGAAAGAAACAACAGTGTTTAAATTAAAGTCTTGCTATTTATTTGTTCAACATCAGTTGCAGTAGTAGTTAGCTGCAACTAGGACTCCTGGCTGACGGTTGTCTGAAGAGGCAAAAGGCTGTCGACTTCTTTAATTTCTTCGTTTCTCCGTGCGACTGCCCTCGACATTCCGAACATCTGAAACATGCAACAGAAGAAGCTCAGAGTACTACCAATCCAAAATACAAGTTGTGTGATGTGTTTTCTCCACTGACCTTTTTAATCGTCTTCTGAAAGCAATTCTTGTGCTCATCCATCGATGCGTGAATGAATTCATCAATATGATCTCTCAGATCCTCTAAAAAGCCAGCATCATCTGATTTCTTCTTTCTGCATGAAGTCATGGCTGGATCAACTGAACGTGGCTTTTCGGATGGTGGTTTTTGTGTTTCCATTGCGAGATTTTAGCACGAATATAAAGTCACTACAAAATGATAATTTAGCCATTAGTGCAGATCATATAAATTAGACATAAAATTGGTAAATTACCATTTTGCAAAACTtcacaattttgaaaattatgttgcCAGCATTTAGAAAATAGGCACGATCAAAATCCAAATGGCAAGTTTTACTAACACTTATTTTTTACATGCCATTTTATGAATGGAACTTTAATTTTTACTTGTTAATCAGATTATGGTGTATGATATGCGTAAATTTTCTGTCTTTTCTTTTGCAAGTAGACTGTAATTTATTGGTTCCAGAAATGCGATAAGGATAGACATTCAGGAAAATTTGTTTAAAGGAGAGAAGCATGCAGACAACGAAAACAATTACCAGAACAAAATGGAACAATACGTTTCAGTTGCTGAGTGTTGACTAATGCAGGAGATGTATGAAGCTCCTTGAATGTGTCATTGAATAATCTGACAAAGCTTGTTCAAGCTCATTTAGTACTGCAGTGGCTAAATTAGAGCTTCTTATCTTACTATTCTAAACGAGCAGAACTTGAAAATTAATCATTTAAGTTGGTGGGCAAATCTCTTATATTACTATCCACAAAGAAAATGGTAAGTCAGCTTCTTTATAAGACAGTGAATACATTCATTCGAACAAACTCATATGTAAGCTCGTATATAACTCAAATAATCTCAGATGTATGGTTATAAATAGCCCTTTGCACTCACTATCAATATTATAAGCCTACAAGCTCGATGGACATATGCAAGCCTCTGTACTAACATGTACGATTTCAATAGAGTATCAAAGTTGGGATTGTAAGGTCGGGTGCAAGCTTGATCgagttaaatttcaaaataaatcaaGAATAACCTCAGCCTAAAGTGAAGCTCATTTCCTGAGTAAAAGAccctcaacaaagctcaagcccAATGAATATAAATGACCCAAATTTGGGCTTGAATTGTATTAAATTTTAGCTCATGCTCAATTATCATTAGTCAAGCTAAACCTTAGAAGTTTGAGTAAGGTCAATCGGTGTGCAAATAGCATCCCCAATGTCGAAGTCAATGAAATTTATGAAAAAACTTATTGTAACTTGCAAACAATTGATGCAAAAATATTTAGTGGTTGCTAACTAACCTATCCACTCCACTTGATTATGCGGATAAAGGAGTAGTGTCTATTTTTTAGCAGTAAATGTAGTGTTACTTGGTCAAGATGTACTCACCACAATTAAAGTGAGTAGCCTCTTTTGGAGAAAGTGGGTCCATGTAGTCCCCGCTTTCATCCTTTtacctatatatatatacttgagcAGACAACTGAACTGGTTTTACCTCTTCTTTGCTACTTCATCTTATTTCAAATTGTATTATTCTTTCCCATATATTTTTCATACCAACATTGTGGTATGAGAGCTAAGATGAGGTTGCTACTGACAAAAGTGGATCTTGTGAAGCTGAAGTTGTACACATAGCCAAAAATGGGAATAAGAGTATGCTGAATTTGTctcaatatttatatatatatatatatatatatatatatatcaatcaaGATGAAGACCTTTATCTCTCAAGAGCTCTGGATCTGGTAGCGATGGGATATGTTGAAAGATGGAAGAAAAACAGAAATGAAGACCTATTGTGGTATGCGGTAGAAGGTTCAATTTTCCTTAGGAATGCAGATgccacaaaaaaataaaattatagaataaGGTAACAACATGAAACTTCAAACTCTACATAAGAAATCATAGAATTTATGCATGGAGGTAAGGTAGGGTCTTGATTATTTTAACAGTCTGTCATTATGAATAAAAGATGAAAACCTAGAGTGAAACTCTTCACTGGTCAAAAAACTATTGAGAAAGTTTTGATAAATTTCCTTCCAAGTTGGATAATTTGGTAAATGCTGTTGAGTTAAAGACACAGTCTATTCTCTAAATAGTTGGGTTCACTGATTGCATATGATGAGAAAATAAACAGGTCTACATAGAAGATTATGGAGAAAGCCTCTTAGACAAACATTGGCAATCCTTGctaaagaaaagagagagaatgaGGATCTATTTCTTAAGTCAAAGTAACATGCACACCTtgcagaaggaaaaaaaaatgaggatCTATTTCTCACTTGTATGGTCTCAGATATGACTAAAATTGACTTGTGGTTTCTTGAAAGTGAAAGCAACAACCATATGATAGGTAGTAGAAGTATTTCTCACTACATTGATGAGAATGAAGATGTAAGTTGGTTGGGTGATGATGCAAGTACAAATTGAAGGCAAGGGAATAAGTGTCACAACCCAGATACTCCCATCCCTATGTGAGAGATAATCTCCCTGTTTAGACAATATTCATTCCTgcatcaaaaatcataaataataCTCAAGAATGGTACACTATACGAATATGAGCATGCAACACTTTATTAAATGATGAAAAGAATGTTAACATAACATTTGCCTCAAAATAATGACTATTGTAATCATGACATGACTAACAAACTGACCCCTTATGTAGACAAATGAAATGTAAACCACTAAAATATCAAAATGCATACATAGCCAACTATGCAATAAAGAAGTGAACTTAATGAACTCCATAGAAACCGTCTCCATAACTATTGCTGAGCATCTCTGAACAACCATCCGTAATATTACTCATCTAGCATAAATAATCTCATATCTCTAGAACCGAAATTCCACAAAATAAAGATTATACTTGTTCTTTATTAATTTACTTAAGAAGTTGCATGCTTTTTGCGAGCATTGGGCCAAGCCCTCTCGAATGTTTCAGTTATAGGAATTATATTGATGAAATTATTTATGATATTGGCCCACGTAATTTTTTTCTCATAATAATTCAAGTTATCCCTTGTAAGTttcattaataaattttgataGGGTATAATATTACTGTTTTACAACAATCAAAAGGAAACCATTGATCAAATAGTTTTATCAACTTGATAAGATTTCATCTTCTCTACTGCTTAGaacaaaagagaaaaagaatgGAAATGTATAAATCTAAAAAAAGATGGATGCAATCAACATAACTCAGCCCTGGTTGTAGTTCTACGAAGCATACgtaatgaaataaaaaatcatatgaatAATAAAATTGAATACCGGAACATTATGTTATACTGATAAgggaagcaaataagaaaacttAAATAGGTATTTAAGTAGAAATTAATCTCGAATAAAAGGGATCAAGCAAACTAATTGAGTAATCTAAATCATTTTCTGTTTAATCATGCACGAAGGTAAATCAACAGGATAAAGCAAGAAAACTCCACCTAAATCGAAGGTTCTAAGCGCGTGCACTACCGTGTAGCCTCGGTGGCACGACGGCGACGGCGCTGGAAATCACGATATGAAGAGGTGGAAGCGGCGGCTACAGCGTGGGCGACGGCAGTGGTAACTACAACAGTGGGCGGCGACAAGGAAGGATTTGAAGGTGAGAAAAGGCAAGATTTTGGAAGATTATAGGGTTTGGGTTGGTTTAAAAAGAGAAAGACGAAGAAAACAGCCGAATAGGTCGCGGAAGAGGGTTGTTGCCTTTTAGATGCACTTTTGCGAAAAAGTCCAGCAACTTTCAAATATTACAACTaaacactttttaaaaataaaattcctccgCAGATATAACAACAAGCCTATGGGAAAACCAAGTCAGGTGTCGAAAAATCAATAGTTGGCTTAGTACTAAAAAAACAGGATTTATGTGGCACTTGATAAAATATCAAGGTGATTCGTttgcttttaatatttttgttaatatatttttagattaatataaaaaaaataaattatgaataatTATTAGTCATTAATATAAGTGAAAGATATGGAGAGAGGTATGTTTGAACCAGTCGAATTTTGATCTCAGATATGTTTGAATACGTTGAATTTTGATTTCAAAAATTCATATAATAACATTTTATATCTTAATTATCGTACCGTTTCCGAGAGGacaagttaaaaagaatttatgGTTGCATTTGATGATGGTGTGTGTGAAATGAAGTGCAGAAAATCTTATAAAGTGTGGTGTCAATCCATGGAGCTCAAAGAAATTAAAAACACAGACAGCACACACAACATGGTTTTGTCATCTTATAAAGTAGAGTATTATTGCTTAAAATTAAGGAACGACGACTTTCAAATCTCGAAAGTAGATAGGAGAGCAGAAATGCACCTAAAAGATGGTCCAACGCAGATGATGATGATTAGCCTGCGAAGAGAACAAGGAACAAACAAAAAGCAAGATTTCCCGGATCGGCCTAAATTTATAGCAGCGGCAACGACGAACGCTTTTCTTGAGGAACAAGGCAAAGGGCAAAAGTCAGGGTTTTGGATGGAAAACAGTATCGTGTTATCCGCAGGGACcactttgagatttttttttatatttttgttaccgtgttaagttttttatttaatagATTCATTGCTAAATCTAATATTGGATAAATCGACACTAAATTTTTAACGTTAATAATATAATGACAATACAAAATTctttactttatatatatatatatatatatataaggttcgtttttaatcttatatatatatatatttatatatatataaggttcgAATTTAATCCAAAGTTGttatgtgtgtgtgttttttaattactaattaaaggattgaggatttattggGCATTGTATTCCTACCCACGTACCACTGCTCGAATGGGATTTTTCCTGGGTTTTTTTTGCCctataaaaagaaaaaagaaagaagaaagaagaaagaagaaagaagaaagagattAAAACTGGGTTCGAAATTTCAAACCCAGCTCTTTAATTTCCATTGACACGTCAGTAAAGAGAAACTGAAGGAGCTAAACTCTCAAAAGCTCTATTGGAGATGCCGTTTGACCGCAGTGGCCATCACATCGCGATCTGAGTCCTCCTCCTTTGTATTGTTGCTCCCCTCGTCTCTTCCTTCGTCTACGGTAACGGCAGCAGGGAACGGTGGAACAAGGAGGCTTCAGATCTTCGCTCCAGGTACGTTTTTCCTCTCCTCGTGCTGTTATGTGAGGTTCGCTTTTCTGATATGGTTGGATTTTGTGGCGCAAAGCTCTGGGTTGTCTGATTTAAGGGGCTTTGGACCTTCATTAGGGTTTCTTGCTCCTCCTTTTTTTTCAACTTCCTTGATTGTTAATTTGTTTTCCTTCTCGTGTTATTTTTCCTGTTTCGCTTATAGAGATGTAATAATAATATACCATGTCTCAAGGTGCTTCATGCTATTCTCTGCCTGCAATTTTGAGAAGATTTGGTGTTTTCGTTCATTCGAAGGGAATTTCAACTTGTTCTTTGCAGGATTATGATAAGATTTCTTGATTGTTTTAGCAGTTTTtttctcatttgaaaaaaaaaaagatttttagtaTATGTTATTCccctttatttgaaaaaaaaaataatcggaTGGACCTTGTTGTCTACTAGATATAATTTGTTTGGATTGTGGCGTTTTTATCTGCACTGAAGTCTTAATTGTTTTTCAAGAAGGAAAAAAGGATCTGGAAGTTGATCGACAACACTACCATCTTGTTCTAATTGATGCGATCGAATGTTTTGATTTGGTCTTAAGGTTCCTATTTGTACCCGTGGATAGGCATTGCAAGGTCGAGGGATCCCCCGACGACGGTCGCCATGTTGAGGCAGGTATCCAGTAGGAACCAGAGGGGAAAAGGGAGTCATAAGATGAAGACTGTTCTTCACATGTGTCTTTTGATTGCCATCTGCATCTGGTTGCTCTGTCGAATGAATCACTCCCATGACAAGAAGGAAACATTTGAAGAGAGGAGGGAGAAGGGTGACGAGAGGTGGTTCAACATTAGAAGATTTGGGAGGGAGGATCTGCCTCACATAGCTGAAGTAGCGGACAGGGGTGAGGACAAGGGTGTCGATGAGGTGAAAAAAGATTCTATTGCAGTAGGACATGGAATTAGGCAGGAAGAAGTCATGGATGAAGGTGGATCtgatgtggaacttgaggatgaagaagaagctggccttgaagaagaaaaggaggatcaatcaAAGGAATGGGATGGGATTGATGACCATGAACACAATGAGGCAGTTCATAAGGCTCGTGAAATAAGTTTCAAAGGAGACGATGTGTCCAGTGAAGTAGTCCATACCATTCAAGAAGTGGACCATAAAGAAGCATCTCAGGCAGcacaagaaagaagttttaaggCCGATGATGCTTCTAGTGCTGTAGCTCATGTGGTCCAAGCGAATGAATTTGAAAATGAAGCAATGAAGAACCTTGACAGAAATAAGTCAGATGATAAGAAGAGGAAAGGAGAGACTGGAGACGTGCCTGAAGGAAACCAAAGATATGAATCTAAAAATGGAGCAGTGGAGAAACTTTGTGAGAATGATCCCCATGGTAAGGAGAACAAAGAGGAGGCTCAGCatgtgctaaaagaaaagctagaTTTTGAATCTGAACGCCGAGCAAAAAAGAACATTGACAAAAATGAATCAGATGTTAGAAAGGAAGAAAATTCATTTGCCTCCATGCTACTAGATAATACCAGAGGGAACAATTCAAGTATTAATCATCAAGGAAGTTTGACTGCAAATAATGCTACATTTGCCAGTAGATCTGAAACTCCAATCCTAGACAAGATGTCTCTCCAAGATATGACTGTAGTTGAATCCAAAAATGAAGGTCAACAACCTGATATGAGAATTTCAAGCGTCGTCAACAATCAAACCAGCAAAGAGACACAATTGTCAACAGATGCAGGCGAATTGCTAGCAAATTCCTCATATTTTTTGAATCATAAGCTCTATTTTCAGAAGAACTCTACTACTGTATCTATAGAGTTGGTTGAATCTCCAGTTAACCTGATAATGAAGCCGGATCCAGCTAATTCCACAGTTTCTCAAAATCAAACAACTATTGTTCATGAAGAAATGAATAAAACAAAGATGCTATCTCAAGGCAAGGAAAAGCCTAAGTTGAAGAATGAACTGACGGAGCAGAAGATTGAGGCAGTATCCATACCATTGGAATCAAAGGAGCCCCACAAcaattcatcatctgaaaatggTAACGGAGAAGTTGTTCAATTGGAAACTAGTAGTTCACTAACATCCCAAGAGAAAAATAGAGATGTGAATGGCGAACGATCAAAATTTTCAGACA includes these proteins:
- the LOC122010013 gene encoding uncharacterized protein LOC122010013; amino-acid sequence: METQKPPSEKPRSVDPAMTSCRKKKSDDAGFLEDLRDHIDEFIHASMDEHKNCFQKTIKKMFGMSRAVARRNEEIKEVDSLLPLQTTVSQES
- the LOC122033845 gene encoding uncharacterized protein DDB_G0286299-like, whose translation is MLRQVSSRNQRGKGSHKMKTVLHMCLLIAICIWLLCRMNHSHDKKETFEERREKGDERWFNIRRFGREDLPHIAEVADRGEDKGVDEVKKDSIAVGHGIRQEEVMDEGGSDVELEDEEEAGLEEEKEDQSKEWDGIDDHEHNEAVHKAREISFKGDDVSSEVVHTIQEVDHKEASQAAQERSFKADDASSAVAHVVQANEFENEAMKNLDRNKSDDKKRKGETGDVPEGNQRYESKNGAVEKLCENDPHGKENKEEAQHVLKEKLDFESERRAKKNIDKNESDVRKEENSFASMLLDNTRGNNSSINHQGSLTANNATFASRSETPILDKMSLQDMTVVESKNEGQQPDMRISSVVNNQTSKETQLSTDAGELLANSSYFLNHKLYFQKNSTTVSIELVESPVNLIMKPDPANSTVSQNQTTIVHEEMNKTKMLSQGKEKPKLKNELTEQKIEAVSIPLESKEPHNNSSSENGNGEVVQLETSSSLTSQEKNRDVNGERSKFSDIRNRVDSSKQEAVEK